The Candidatus Bipolaricaulota bacterium genome includes the window CCGTTTTGTTGACCTGCATGTTGACATATTTTTGCAGGACAGCGTTGTTCCAGGCGCCTCCTGCCGTGCCGTCTGCAATGTCTGCATATTCCTCGCCCGTTATCTCATTCTGGGCAGAGACAACCATGCCGTCGTGGTATGCTGCTATATAGGGCGCAAGTTTTGAGATTGGAACGAGGGGCAGGTGAGGTGACGCAAGCTTCTGCACCTCGACTGTGACGTTGAAAGAGGCATCGACATAAGAAAAGCCCCGCAGAGAGAAAAATCCGCCTTTAAAGCCGTGATAGAGTTTCACTGAAAGGGTATAATCCCCGCTGTCATTTACCGATAAGGCATCCATGTAGCATTTCTGCGGCTCGTATGCCTGGCTGAACGAATAGGTTACCATCTTGCCATGCCCGTCATATAAAACAGAGGATATTTCGTATGGAATGCTGTCAACTTCCGGCACATCCACAATAGCCCTTATCCTGCTTATACCATCAGGAACTGATATGCTGAATGTTGCCTCGTCGCTTCCGACAAGATTTATTTTTTGCGAGAGTATGGTGATTTGAATGTTTTTCATATGCCTTTCAAAGCTCATTTCCTGGCTTTCTGTTACTTCCGGCTTTAACGCATCGTCAGGATTTGTCACAGCCAGATAGCCCACATCCCTGATGTCTGATATGTAATCGTATATTTCCTCCTCACTTTTGAGATGCACATTTCCTATTGCAACGCTTCCTATGCCAATAACATTCTCCGCACCCAGTTTATCAATGGCAGAAATGATTTCGTCATCATTACCATCATATAGCAATATGGGCGCATCCGTATAGCATGCTATGGGAGTGGCTATCACCGAAAGGTTGTACTCATCCATGCTGCAGGGCATTACAACAACACTGCTGCTTTTTCCGAAAAATTCGGCAATTTTTAATGACACTGCTACCGCGTCCCCTAAAAATTCCCGGCAGGGAAGGGCGGCATCAACATGCCTTCCCACCACAATTAGCCCGTCAGCACCGTAATCGTCAATGAATTTCTGCTGCACCGCCAGGTCATCCTTAAACAGAAGCATCGGTACCTTTCCTTCATGAAAAGCAAGCGCCGTGGAAATGAGAGAAAGGAAAGCATCACCATCATAAACAAGAACGATTTCTTTTCCCATTGCCTCCGCCTCGCCCGCACCATTGCTAAAAGAAAAGTTGACTGCAAGAAGCATAACCGCTACCAGTATCGCCCATTTCTTCATTTTAAGAATTAATCGGCGAGGATATTTAAAAATTGGGATGGCGATAACCCAAAAAAATAAAATGGGCGGGGCATTTAGGGCTGTGCACTGGGCAGATGTTGTAGCGGAAAAATTGCTGGAGAAGGGCAAAAAGCATGTTCTTGCAACAGCCATAACCCCTTCGGGCCCAATCCACATAGGCAACATGAGGGAGGTGCTGACAACAGAAGCAGTCTACAGGGCTTTGAAGGATAAGGGCGGTGATGCAGAGTTGATATACATAGGCGATACTTTCGACGCCCTCCGTAAGGTCTATCCCTTCCTGCCAGAATCATATGAAAAATATGTTGGCATGCCTCTGTCCGACATACCATGCCCCTGCGGCGAGCATGAAAGTTATGCCCACCATTTTCTTTCTCCATTCCTGCAATCGCTCGATGAACTTGGGATAAAGCCCACGGTTTACCTCGCTCACGAGCTGTATCGAGAGGGGAAATACAACGAGGGAATAAAAGTAGCAATGGACAACGCGGGCAAGATACGCAAAATTCTGAGCGAGATTTCAAAGAGAGAGCTGCCGGAAACATGGATGCCCCTCAGTGTGAGATGCGATAAATGCGGAAAATTCACGTCCAATATAATATCATATGAATACCCCTTTGTTGATTATAAATGCAAATGCGGAAATGAAAGCAGGGCGGACATAAGAAAAGGAGGAACTGCAAAGCTTCCGTGGCGCGTCGACTGGCCAGCCCGCTGGAAGATTTTCGGCGTGACTTTCGAAGCATTCGGAAAAGACCATGCCGCTGCAGGCGGCTCCTGGGACACTGGCAGGGTGATATCCAGAGAAGTTTACAAATACGAGCCTCCAATGCCGCTGGTTTATGAGTTCATACATCTGAAAGGCAGAGGAGCGATGCACGGCTCGACAGGCACCGCCGTTGCAGCAGAGGACATGCTGAAGATGACGCCGCCTGAAGTGCTGCGCTTCCTGCTCATGAAACAGGAGCCTTCACGCCACATTGAATTCGATGCAGGGCTCGGATTGCTTGATTTGGTGGACGAATATGACAGATATGAACGCATTGTCTTCGGCAAGGAGGAAGCAAAGACAGGTATTAAGGATGCAGAGCGCATTTACGAGCTTTCACAGCCCCACGGCATAGTTGATAAAATGCCCCTGCAGGTGCCCTACCGCCATCTTGTGACGATTGTGCAGATAGCAGGAGGAAGATGGGATGAAATCAAAAAGATACTCGAAAGAAACGGAGAATTGGAAGGAATCGACGAATACGGAGAGCAGAAACTCAGGGAGAGGGTTGAGAAAGTCAGATACTGGCTCTCACATTTTGCTCCCGATATGGTAAAGTTCGAGGTAAAAGAAAAGTTGCCTGTGCCCACAACAGACGAGCAGAAAAAATTCTTTGCTACCCTGAAAAGAAA containing:
- a CDS encoding lysine--tRNA ligase; protein product: MGGAFRAVHWADVVAEKLLEKGKKHVLATAITPSGPIHIGNMREVLTTEAVYRALKDKGGDAELIYIGDTFDALRKVYPFLPESYEKYVGMPLSDIPCPCGEHESYAHHFLSPFLQSLDELGIKPTVYLAHELYREGKYNEGIKVAMDNAGKIRKILSEISKRELPETWMPLSVRCDKCGKFTSNIISYEYPFVDYKCKCGNESRADIRKGGTAKLPWRVDWPARWKIFGVTFEAFGKDHAAAGGSWDTGRVISREVYKYEPPMPLVYEFIHLKGRGAMHGSTGTAVAAEDMLKMTPPEVLRFLLMKQEPSRHIEFDAGLGLLDLVDEYDRYERIVFGKEEAKTGIKDAERIYELSQPHGIVDKMPLQVPYRHLVTIVQIAGGRWDEIKKILERNGELEGIDEYGEQKLRERVEKVRYWLSHFAPDMVKFEVKEKLPVPTTDEQKKFFATLKRKFDGIEWNAEEIHKAIYDAAEKEGVPAKMAFQWLYEIILGQKKGPRAGYFIHSLGKEFMMKRLDEATANHQKI